The genomic window ACTGCGACGTTTTTTCCTGAAAAAGTAACAGTCTGCGATGATACTGATGCTGAGACTTGTAAAGTCATGACAACAACCAGTATGGAGGCTAATTTCATAACTTTCCGGGTTTTTGATGAGAGCCAATGTTTCTTTGGCTTTGGTTTTGGTAATAATTTCATACTTTCGTAATGGTTTTGGTTAATACTAAATTCTCCTTGCTTGGTTTGTTTATCTATTTTCCATAACTGTTCCTTAATTTTGAGGAACAAGCCAGCGAATGCTACCAACATTAGCTGGCTTTTTTTATGAATCGTAAATAAATATTTTTAAAAAGGATTTATTCCTTTTGTTTAATCTGGCATCACTCTCAAAATCTTACCTTCAATTTTAAAATGAACTTTATTTTTTTCTAAAATTCGCAGTACTTGCGACAAATTAAGATCTCTTTGAATTTCTCCTTCAAATGATCTTGAAGGCACACCTTTCTCATACACTACTTCTACATCATACCAACGGCTCAATTGGCGCAAAACCTTCTGAAGATTTGCATTTTCAAAATAGAACAAACCGTTTTTCCACCCCATTACTTCTTCCGTGTTTATATTATCATTGACAGCAATTACCCCAGATTTAAGTTTTTGCGCCTGCTGTCCTGGTTTTAAAAGTATCTTTTTAGTGTTCTGAGTAATTAACACACTTCCTTCTAAAAGTGTTGTATTTATGGTTGCCTCATCTTCGTAAGCGTTTACATTAAAATGAGTTCCTAATACATTTACTTGCATATCGTTAACCAAAACCCTAAATGGTTTTGTTTTATCTTTGGCTACTTCAAAATAGACTTCTCCTGTTATTTTAACTTTTCGCTCGTTTGCAGCAAATGAAGTTGGAAATGTAATTGATGACGATGCATTAAGCCATACTTTTGTACCATCTGATAATTGCAGATGATATTGGTGAGCTCTTGGTGTAGTCATCGTATTGTAAACCACTTGTGCATTGTCATCTGCATTATATACAAGTCCTCCATTCTTTTTTGAAACAGTGGTATGGCTTTGATTCGCCAACAACCCGTTTCCAACACTGTCTAATACTATTTTAGAACCGTTGGAGAGAGTAAGTATAGCACCTGTTTTTCCTGGCGCCTTATCTTCGATCTTTTTTGATGCCAATTGTAAAGACTGTCTATCTTTATTTTGCGTAAAAAAATGTATTCCAT from Flavobacterium sp. KACC 22763 includes these protein-coding regions:
- a CDS encoding FecR family protein, with the protein product MYQKEQFKVLMEQFVSGEISSEGKATLLAMLDNPEYSEEFDTILRENYDSIEIPPVSPETTDKFVSELRKKMDVSPEEEDSQSFVFSLFNWRKIAVAASLLFAVGYGIHFFTQNKDRQSLQLASKKIEDKAPGKTGAILTLSNGSKIVLDSVGNGLLANQSHTTVSKKNGGLVYNADDNAQVVYNTMTTPRAHQYHLQLSDGTKVWLNASSSITFPTSFAANERKVKITGEVYFEVAKDKTKPFRVLVNDMQVNVLGTHFNVNAYEDEATINTTLLEGSVLITQNTKKILLKPGQQAQKLKSGVIAVNDNINTEEVMGWKNGLFYFENANLQKVLRQLSRWYDVEVVYEKGVPSRSFEGEIQRDLNLSQVLRILEKNKVHFKIEGKILRVMPD